A DNA window from Vigna angularis cultivar LongXiaoDou No.4 chromosome 1, ASM1680809v1, whole genome shotgun sequence contains the following coding sequences:
- the LOC108347251 gene encoding translocase of chloroplast 90, chloroplastic isoform X2: MKGVRDWVFSQILSKSVVSPSSLSGGNSFYAEEHRIQNENFNEQDHSASSVSSSIPSDSSNSSNGDQSNRHSSSLQLVSDTEVDHYQDNTNRRRKDTLAKVEDLQVKFFRLLQRLGHSQENLLVAKVLYRMHLATLIRIKESDLKRVNHSSIRAREIASEQEAIGMPQLDFSCRILVLGKSGVGKSATINSIFGQAKTTTGAFQPATNRIQEVVGNVNGLNITFIDTPGFLPSSTNNMKTNRRIMLSIRRFIRKSPPDIVLYFERLDFINAGYVDFPLLKLVTEVFGSAIWFNTIVVMTHSSSAIPEGPDGYTMNYESYISHCTNIIQQHIQQAVFDSRLENPVLLVENHSQCPKNIMGEKILPNGQVWRSQLLFFCICTKVLGDVNSLLKFQNSVELGPSSSTRIPSMPHLLSSLLRHHPISNLSGTDDEIEEILLYDNEDDENDQLPPIRVLTKSQFEMLSEPLKKDYLDEMDYRETLFLKKQLKEDYRKRKEKLLSTEQKFLNSDNPDDQQAPPEPVLLPDMAVPPCFDSDCHGHRYRCLVSDDQWLVRPVLDPQGWDHDAGFDGINLETTTEIKKNVYASVVGQMNKNKQDFSIQSECAAAYVDPWGPTYSMGVDVQSTGKDFMCTVRSNTKLKNIKHNIADCGVSLTSFAKRYYVGAKLEDTVFVGKRLKLVLNAGRMEGAGQMAYGGSFEANLRGEDYPVRNDNVSLTMTVLSFNKEMVLSGSLQSEFRLSRTSRASISGNLNSRKMGQVCIKISSSDHLQIASVAIFSILKFLSRRKPTRNVVKEVTD, encoded by the exons ATGAAAGGTGTTAGAGATTGGGTTTTCTCTCAAATTCTGTCCAAATCAGTGGTCTCGCCTTCATCATTATCAGGTGGCAATAGTTTTTACGCTGAAGAGCACCGGATtcagaatgaaaattttaatgaGCAAG ATCACTCGGCTAGTTCAGTATCATCATCCATTCCTTCTGACTCATCAAATTCTTCAAATGGTGATCAGAGCAATCGTCACAGTTCCTCCTTGCAGCTAGTTTCAGATACAGAAGTTGATCACTATCAAGATAACACTAATAGAAGACGGAAGGATACTTTAGCCAAGGTTGAGGATCTCCAGGTTAAATTCTTCAGATTGCTACAGCGCCTTGGCCATTCACAAGAAAATCTTTTGGTCGCAAAGGTTCTCTATCGGATGCACCTGGCAACTTTGATTCGTATCAAGGAATCAGATCTGAAAAGAGTTAACCACAGTAGCATTAGAGCCCGAGAAATAGCAAGTGAACAGGAAGCTATTGGCATGCCTCAATTGGATTTCTCTTGCCGAATACTTGTCCTTGGTAAATCAGGAGTCGGTAAAAGTGCTACCATAAATTCTATATTTGGTCAAGCAAAAACCACTACAGGCGCATTTCAACCAGCTACTAATCGCATCCAAGAAGTTGTGGGCAATGTCAATGGTCTTAACATAACATTTATTGATACCCCTGGTTTTCTGCCTTCCTCGACTAATAATATGAAGACAAATAGGAGGATCATGCTTTCTATAAGGAGATTTATAAGAAAGTCCCCTCCAGATATTGTTTTGTACTTTGAACGGCTTGATTTTATCAATGCTGGTTATGTTGACTTCCCACTCTTGAAACTTGTAACCGAAGTGTTTGGCAGTGCGATTTGGTTCAACACCATCGTAGTTATGACTCATTCTTCCTCTGCCATTCCGGAAGGACCTGATGGGTATACTATGAATTATGAGTCATATATTTCTCACTGTACTAATATAATACAGCAGCATATACAGCAGGCAGTGTTTGATTCTAGGCTTGAAAACCCTGTACTTTTGGTTGAGAACCATTCTCAATGCCCAAAAAATATTATGGGAGAGAAAATTCTCCCAAATGGTCAAGTTTGGAGATCTCAACTCTTGTTCTTTTGCATTTGTACCAAAGTTCTGGGCGATGTAAATTCTCTTCTCAAGTTTCAGAACAGTGTAGAACTAGGACCATCAAGCAGTACCCGAATTCCTTCTATGCCCCATCTCCTTTCGTCTCTCCTACGCCATCACCCTATATCCAATTTAAGTGGCACTgatgatgaaattgaggaaATATTACTCTATGATAACGAAGACGATGAAAATGATCAACTTCCACCCATACGAGTGTTGACGAAATCTCAGTTTGAAATGTTGTCTGAGCCGTTGAAAAAAGATTATCTGGATGAAATGGATTACAGGGAAACCCTTTTCTTAAAGAAACAGTTGAAAGAAGACTACCGTAAGCGCAAAGAGAAACTACTCTCAACAGAGCAGAAGTTTTTGAACAGTGATAACCCGGATGATCAACAGGCACCTCCTGAGCCTGTTTTGCTACCGGATATGGCTGTTCCTCCATGTTTTGACTCAGACTGCCATGGCCATAGATATCGTTGCCTTGTTTCTGACGACCAATGGCTTGTGAGGCCTGTTCTTGATCCCCAAGGATGGGATCACGATGCGGGCTTTGATGGTATAAACTTGGAGACAACTACAGAAATAAAGAAGAATGTATATGCTTCAGTCGTGGGACAGATGAATAAGAACAAGCAGGATTTCAGTATTCAATCTGAGTGTGCTGCAGCTTATGTTGATCCATGGGGCCCTACTTATTCTATGGGTGTTGATGTTCAGTCCACGGGTAAAGATTTTATGTGTACTGTTCGTAGCAACACAAAGTTGAAAAACATAAAGCACAATATTGCCGACTGTGGTGTTTCTTTAACATCTTTTGCAAAGAGGTACTATGTCGGTGCAAAACTTGAGGATACTGTGTTTGTTGGGAAGAGATTAAAACTTGTCTTGAATGCTGGGCGCATGGAGGGTGCAGGACAAATGGCATATGGTGGGAGTTTTGAAGCTAATTTACGAGGGGAGGATTATCCGGTAAGAAATGACAATGTAAGCTTGACAATGACAGTCCTCTCTTTCAACAAGGAAATGGTGTTGAGTGGAAGCTTACAATCGGAGTTCAGGTTATCTAGAACCTCACGAGCATCTATAAGTGGTAATCTAAATAGTCGTAAAATGGGGCAAGTATGTATAAAGATAAGTAGCTCTGACCATTTACAAATTGCCTCGGTTGcaattttctcaattttgaAATTCCTGTCACGTAGAAAGCCAACTAGGAACGTGGTGAAGGAAGTGACGGACTGA
- the LOC108347251 gene encoding translocase of chloroplast 90, chloroplastic isoform X1: MKGVRDWVFSQILSKSVVSPSSLSGGNSFYAEEHRIQNENFNEQGSDHSASSVSSSIPSDSSNSSNGDQSNRHSSSLQLVSDTEVDHYQDNTNRRRKDTLAKVEDLQVKFFRLLQRLGHSQENLLVAKVLYRMHLATLIRIKESDLKRVNHSSIRAREIASEQEAIGMPQLDFSCRILVLGKSGVGKSATINSIFGQAKTTTGAFQPATNRIQEVVGNVNGLNITFIDTPGFLPSSTNNMKTNRRIMLSIRRFIRKSPPDIVLYFERLDFINAGYVDFPLLKLVTEVFGSAIWFNTIVVMTHSSSAIPEGPDGYTMNYESYISHCTNIIQQHIQQAVFDSRLENPVLLVENHSQCPKNIMGEKILPNGQVWRSQLLFFCICTKVLGDVNSLLKFQNSVELGPSSSTRIPSMPHLLSSLLRHHPISNLSGTDDEIEEILLYDNEDDENDQLPPIRVLTKSQFEMLSEPLKKDYLDEMDYRETLFLKKQLKEDYRKRKEKLLSTEQKFLNSDNPDDQQAPPEPVLLPDMAVPPCFDSDCHGHRYRCLVSDDQWLVRPVLDPQGWDHDAGFDGINLETTTEIKKNVYASVVGQMNKNKQDFSIQSECAAAYVDPWGPTYSMGVDVQSTGKDFMCTVRSNTKLKNIKHNIADCGVSLTSFAKRYYVGAKLEDTVFVGKRLKLVLNAGRMEGAGQMAYGGSFEANLRGEDYPVRNDNVSLTMTVLSFNKEMVLSGSLQSEFRLSRTSRASISGNLNSRKMGQVCIKISSSDHLQIASVAIFSILKFLSRRKPTRNVVKEVTD; the protein is encoded by the exons ATGAAAGGTGTTAGAGATTGGGTTTTCTCTCAAATTCTGTCCAAATCAGTGGTCTCGCCTTCATCATTATCAGGTGGCAATAGTTTTTACGCTGAAGAGCACCGGATtcagaatgaaaattttaatgaGCAAG GTTCAGATCACTCGGCTAGTTCAGTATCATCATCCATTCCTTCTGACTCATCAAATTCTTCAAATGGTGATCAGAGCAATCGTCACAGTTCCTCCTTGCAGCTAGTTTCAGATACAGAAGTTGATCACTATCAAGATAACACTAATAGAAGACGGAAGGATACTTTAGCCAAGGTTGAGGATCTCCAGGTTAAATTCTTCAGATTGCTACAGCGCCTTGGCCATTCACAAGAAAATCTTTTGGTCGCAAAGGTTCTCTATCGGATGCACCTGGCAACTTTGATTCGTATCAAGGAATCAGATCTGAAAAGAGTTAACCACAGTAGCATTAGAGCCCGAGAAATAGCAAGTGAACAGGAAGCTATTGGCATGCCTCAATTGGATTTCTCTTGCCGAATACTTGTCCTTGGTAAATCAGGAGTCGGTAAAAGTGCTACCATAAATTCTATATTTGGTCAAGCAAAAACCACTACAGGCGCATTTCAACCAGCTACTAATCGCATCCAAGAAGTTGTGGGCAATGTCAATGGTCTTAACATAACATTTATTGATACCCCTGGTTTTCTGCCTTCCTCGACTAATAATATGAAGACAAATAGGAGGATCATGCTTTCTATAAGGAGATTTATAAGAAAGTCCCCTCCAGATATTGTTTTGTACTTTGAACGGCTTGATTTTATCAATGCTGGTTATGTTGACTTCCCACTCTTGAAACTTGTAACCGAAGTGTTTGGCAGTGCGATTTGGTTCAACACCATCGTAGTTATGACTCATTCTTCCTCTGCCATTCCGGAAGGACCTGATGGGTATACTATGAATTATGAGTCATATATTTCTCACTGTACTAATATAATACAGCAGCATATACAGCAGGCAGTGTTTGATTCTAGGCTTGAAAACCCTGTACTTTTGGTTGAGAACCATTCTCAATGCCCAAAAAATATTATGGGAGAGAAAATTCTCCCAAATGGTCAAGTTTGGAGATCTCAACTCTTGTTCTTTTGCATTTGTACCAAAGTTCTGGGCGATGTAAATTCTCTTCTCAAGTTTCAGAACAGTGTAGAACTAGGACCATCAAGCAGTACCCGAATTCCTTCTATGCCCCATCTCCTTTCGTCTCTCCTACGCCATCACCCTATATCCAATTTAAGTGGCACTgatgatgaaattgaggaaATATTACTCTATGATAACGAAGACGATGAAAATGATCAACTTCCACCCATACGAGTGTTGACGAAATCTCAGTTTGAAATGTTGTCTGAGCCGTTGAAAAAAGATTATCTGGATGAAATGGATTACAGGGAAACCCTTTTCTTAAAGAAACAGTTGAAAGAAGACTACCGTAAGCGCAAAGAGAAACTACTCTCAACAGAGCAGAAGTTTTTGAACAGTGATAACCCGGATGATCAACAGGCACCTCCTGAGCCTGTTTTGCTACCGGATATGGCTGTTCCTCCATGTTTTGACTCAGACTGCCATGGCCATAGATATCGTTGCCTTGTTTCTGACGACCAATGGCTTGTGAGGCCTGTTCTTGATCCCCAAGGATGGGATCACGATGCGGGCTTTGATGGTATAAACTTGGAGACAACTACAGAAATAAAGAAGAATGTATATGCTTCAGTCGTGGGACAGATGAATAAGAACAAGCAGGATTTCAGTATTCAATCTGAGTGTGCTGCAGCTTATGTTGATCCATGGGGCCCTACTTATTCTATGGGTGTTGATGTTCAGTCCACGGGTAAAGATTTTATGTGTACTGTTCGTAGCAACACAAAGTTGAAAAACATAAAGCACAATATTGCCGACTGTGGTGTTTCTTTAACATCTTTTGCAAAGAGGTACTATGTCGGTGCAAAACTTGAGGATACTGTGTTTGTTGGGAAGAGATTAAAACTTGTCTTGAATGCTGGGCGCATGGAGGGTGCAGGACAAATGGCATATGGTGGGAGTTTTGAAGCTAATTTACGAGGGGAGGATTATCCGGTAAGAAATGACAATGTAAGCTTGACAATGACAGTCCTCTCTTTCAACAAGGAAATGGTGTTGAGTGGAAGCTTACAATCGGAGTTCAGGTTATCTAGAACCTCACGAGCATCTATAAGTGGTAATCTAAATAGTCGTAAAATGGGGCAAGTATGTATAAAGATAAGTAGCTCTGACCATTTACAAATTGCCTCGGTTGcaattttctcaattttgaAATTCCTGTCACGTAGAAAGCCAACTAGGAACGTGGTGAAGGAAGTGACGGACTGA